One Pseudomonadota bacterium DNA segment encodes these proteins:
- a CDS encoding PIN domain-containing protein, giving the protein MIILTEEKNPSAHAGQVVIVDASVVVDFVLENSPRHNDAICLIRFLMERQIRIRIPFHAALEVQSALRRSVWFERGRQAAHARKNHEDLKLQLFAVPINQAFLDHYETKDLPYLKSGDLPYLAMAKADKVPLITEDQGLYDKAHEAGVAVFKICEYALSQV; this is encoded by the coding sequence ATGATTATTCTTACTGAAGAAAAAAATCCGAGTGCGCATGCGGGACAAGTGGTAATTGTGGATGCCTCTGTCGTTGTTGACTTTGTACTTGAGAATTCCCCTCGACACAACGATGCGATCTGCCTAATCAGATTTCTTATGGAGCGCCAAATTAGAATCAGAATACCTTTCCACGCGGCCCTTGAAGTTCAATCCGCATTACGAAGAAGTGTTTGGTTTGAGCGTGGTCGTCAAGCAGCGCATGCCCGGAAAAACCATGAAGACCTAAAACTTCAACTGTTTGCAGTTCCTATCAATCAGGCATTTTTGGACCACTATGAAACCAAGGACCTGCCTTATCTGAAATCTGGGGATCTTCCCTACCTGGCAATGGCAAAGGCCGACAAGGTCCCATTGATAACCGAGGATCAGGGACTCTATGACAAGGCCCATGAGGCTGGAGTCGCGGTATTCAAAATTTGTGAGTATGCTCTATCGCAAGTCTGA